The following coding sequences are from one Novosphingobium sp. Gsoil 351 window:
- a CDS encoding phage integrase N-terminal SAM-like domain-containing protein has translation MTPTIPLPPTPMSPLRRRLIEDMDMRRFTAATQRNYIRDIARSTTFLGRPPDTASAEDLRRYQLEQRETGVTGTTMNAKIAALRFFFTHTVDRPDLARKDSIALARQLLAVAPPANDDTPDEPVDVRPPCPLLRRAHDRHRDLRALAPPARAAVTGKGRSVIRHASSQPSRAASLRDPTAFAPLSPDMARLTASISSLTPIDDRVRHRSRQSARHRAAHRSCRRTSADRPRTVLPIDQRMGPAGSSLGDFRTPTGARNSSRVRPIRSWVSKLHKQPLAWAGPSNGPILSSDRAATCTLGPAKPMRVIQKKAFYPRGESLFLVVSQRRQTRLCWGLYRILFSFGSNTHHITFSLPFILIGRLMLK, from the coding sequence ATGACCCCGACCATTCCTCTTCCCCCGACCCCGATGAGCCCGCTGCGCCGACGGCTGATCGAAGACATGGACATGCGGCGGTTCACGGCCGCGACGCAGCGCAACTACATTCGCGATATAGCGCGCTCCACCACGTTTCTGGGCCGTCCTCCGGATACGGCGAGTGCGGAAGACCTGCGACGCTACCAGCTCGAGCAACGCGAGACCGGCGTCACCGGGACGACCATGAACGCGAAGATTGCAGCGCTGCGGTTCTTCTTCACTCACACGGTCGATCGGCCGGATCTCGCCCGCAAGGACAGCATCGCCCTCGCGCGCCAGCTGCTGGCCGTCGCTCCGCCCGCCAACGACGACACCCCCGACGAACCGGTCGATGTTCGTCCGCCCTGCCCCCTGCTGCGGCGGGCGCATGATCGTCATCGAGATCTTCGAGCGCTGGCGCCTCCCGCGCGCGCCGCCGTCACCGGAAAGGGCCGCAGCGTGATCCGCCACGCATCATCGCAGCCGTCCCGCGCAGCCTCGCTTCGGGACCCGACCGCGTTCGCACCACTCTCCCCCGACATGGCCAGGCTCACGGCATCGATCTCCTCACTCACCCCGATCGACGACCGGGTCAGGCATCGAAGCCGTCAGTCCGCACGCCATCGCGCAGCGCATAGAAGCTGCCGTCGCACCAGCGCCGACCGGCCAAGAACCGTTTTACCCATAGACCAGCGCATGGGGCCCGCGGGTTCGTCCCTCGGGGACTTTCGTACGCCTACCGGCGCCCGAAACTCTTCACGAGTCCGGCCTATCCGGTCTTGGGTCTCGAAATTACATAAGCAGCCATTGGCTTGGGCAGGCCCGTCGAATGGCCCCATACTGAGCTCCGATAGAGCCGCGACGTGTACGCTTGGACCGGCTAAGCCGATGCGCGTGATACAGAAAAAGGCCTTCTACCCGAGGGGAGAAAGCCTTTTCCTTGTAGTGAGTCAGCGGAGGCAAACGAGATTGTGCTGGGGATTATACCGCATACTATTCTCGTTCGGCTCTAACACTCATCACATCACATTCAGTTTGCCGTTCATTTTGATCGGCC
- a CDS encoding IS110 family transposase yields the protein MEQYIGLDVSMKETAIAIRQDGRRIWRGKCASDPHLLAEVIRKRAPHVHRVVFETGPLSVWFYHTLTTEGIPAGCIDARHAKAALDMAPNKTDANDADGLAHLAEAGFYREVRVKGFDSMLIRTLVNVRRQLLKMRMQISNQIRGVMKTFGLVVPKGAGSVFERNVRTLLEDEEKLAHIVLPMLQAWRDIRVRAAELNSHLVALAREDQRCRQLMSVPGVGTVTATAFVAAVEDPANFKNSRSVGAWIGLTPRRYQSGEVDYEGHISRRGDNQMRHLLFEAAAVILNRTRDTSSLRTWALELKERLGFKRAAVALARKLAVVMHSMLKTGELFDPRAGRSPQADPVDAFCDHASS from the coding sequence ATGGAGCAGTATATCGGTCTCGACGTTTCCATGAAAGAGACGGCCATCGCGATCCGTCAGGATGGAAGAAGGATCTGGCGCGGCAAGTGCGCCTCCGATCCTCACCTACTCGCTGAGGTGATCCGCAAGCGTGCCCCGCATGTACACCGAGTGGTGTTCGAGACGGGGCCGCTGTCGGTGTGGTTCTACCATACGCTGACAACGGAGGGCATTCCGGCGGGGTGCATCGACGCGCGACACGCCAAGGCCGCGCTCGACATGGCGCCGAACAAGACCGACGCGAACGACGCTGACGGCCTGGCGCATCTGGCTGAAGCCGGCTTCTACCGCGAAGTCCGCGTGAAGGGCTTCGACAGCATGCTGATCCGCACGCTGGTCAATGTGCGGCGGCAGCTTCTCAAGATGCGGATGCAGATATCGAACCAGATTCGCGGAGTAATGAAGACGTTCGGCCTCGTCGTGCCCAAGGGCGCGGGCAGTGTGTTCGAACGCAATGTCCGCACCCTTCTCGAGGATGAGGAGAAGTTGGCGCACATCGTTCTGCCGATGCTTCAGGCCTGGCGAGACATTCGGGTCCGGGCCGCAGAGTTGAACAGCCATTTGGTCGCGTTGGCGCGCGAAGATCAGCGCTGCCGGCAGCTGATGTCGGTGCCCGGCGTCGGAACCGTCACCGCCACGGCTTTCGTCGCGGCGGTCGAGGATCCCGCGAACTTCAAGAACTCGCGATCTGTGGGCGCATGGATCGGGCTGACGCCCAGGCGTTACCAGTCGGGCGAGGTCGACTATGAAGGACACATCTCACGGCGTGGCGACAACCAGATGCGACACCTCCTCTTCGAAGCAGCCGCGGTCATCTTGAACCGGACGAGGGATACCAGCAGCTTGCGCACCTGGGCGCTGGAACTGAAGGAACGACTTGGCTTCAAACGCGCGGCCGTAGCACTCGCGCGCAAGCTTGCAGTAGTCATGCACTCGATGCTGAAGACGGGCGAGTTGTTCGATCCGCGAGCGGGGCGGTCGCCACAAGCTGATCCGGTAGATGCCTTCTGCGACCACGCCTCATCTTGA
- a CDS encoding PLP-dependent aminotransferase family protein, whose protein sequence is MQTCPDSGDVRGQNALHAIMSVIAKPGDRIACGRFVYPGFLAIAQRMSVELVPLPEMTGDALTRACQDGPISALYVVPTNDNPTTLTLSTEQREDLTRSARLHGIQIIEDDAYGLLSGKPLPPLSKLAPELGWYVLSTSKTISPALRVAFVRVPSAAQALQLAADVHETSVMAPPLNAAVVTTWLRDGSFDRLVSAVRSEASWRSKLASDVLCGNEYACDPQGFHLWLKLPGGVAAADLSQRLSMEGIGAIPSDRFTVGPCREQALRISLGGVAERETLETALKVLDAHVRP, encoded by the coding sequence ATGCAAACTTGCCCAGACAGTGGTGACGTCAGGGGGCAGAATGCCCTGCACGCAATCATGAGCGTGATTGCCAAGCCGGGAGACCGCATCGCCTGCGGTCGGTTTGTATACCCCGGGTTCCTTGCAATCGCTCAGCGGATGAGTGTGGAACTGGTTCCGCTCCCTGAAATGACCGGCGATGCCCTCACGCGTGCTTGCCAAGACGGGCCGATCAGTGCGCTTTACGTCGTTCCGACGAACGACAACCCGACTACGCTTACGCTCTCCACAGAACAGCGCGAGGACTTGACGCGGTCTGCCAGGCTCCATGGCATTCAGATTATCGAGGATGATGCCTACGGTTTGCTGTCCGGCAAACCGCTGCCGCCGCTGAGCAAACTCGCGCCGGAGCTAGGCTGGTATGTGCTGAGCACCTCTAAAACCATATCCCCTGCACTGCGCGTCGCGTTCGTCAGGGTGCCGAGCGCCGCCCAGGCCCTCCAGCTGGCCGCCGACGTTCATGAGACGTCGGTCATGGCTCCGCCCCTCAACGCTGCGGTCGTAACGACCTGGCTTCGCGATGGATCTTTTGATCGACTCGTCTCAGCTGTCCGGTCCGAGGCCAGCTGGCGGTCCAAGCTCGCGAGCGATGTGCTTTGCGGCAATGAATATGCCTGCGACCCGCAAGGTTTTCATCTCTGGCTAAAGCTCCCGGGTGGAGTAGCGGCAGCGGACCTGTCACAGAGACTATCCATGGAGGGGATAGGCGCCATTCCTTCGGATCGCTTCACCGTTGGACCTTGCCGTGAGCAAGCCTTGCGGATCTCGCTCGGCGGGGTGGCCGAGAGAGAAACTCTGGAGACAGCCCTGAAGGTTCTTGATGCGCATGTCCGGCCATAG
- a CDS encoding GntR family transcriptional regulator: MPSWTPDLTGSPGPKYQAVADALTEAIRRGDLAAGDRIPPQRELAAALGIDLTTVTRGYEIARHRGLIVGKGRQGSFVRDAAKASISAALQVDNGMNTPPVPPGAVLQRAFSNALHTVLGTAGMSELQYQNAGGGQEPRRAGAVLLGRLGLQCKLAQTVVTSGGRMPCTQS, from the coding sequence TTGCCAAGCTGGACTCCTGACCTGACTGGTTCACCCGGACCCAAATATCAGGCTGTCGCGGATGCGCTCACAGAAGCCATCAGGCGTGGTGACCTGGCGGCCGGAGATCGTATTCCGCCGCAGCGAGAACTCGCGGCTGCGCTTGGCATCGATTTGACGACTGTTACGCGTGGCTACGAGATTGCACGTCACCGTGGGCTGATAGTTGGCAAGGGGCGCCAAGGCAGCTTTGTTCGCGATGCGGCGAAGGCGTCTATTTCCGCAGCACTGCAGGTCGACAACGGCATGAATACTCCGCCCGTGCCACCTGGTGCCGTTCTGCAGAGGGCGTTCTCCAATGCTCTTCACACTGTTCTTGGAACCGCCGGGATGTCCGAGTTGCAGTACCAGAACGCCGGGGGCGGGCAGGAGCCTCGCCGGGCGGGCGCGGTTCTTTTGGGCCGCCTGGGCCTGCAATGCAAACTTGCCCAGACAGTGGTGACGTCAGGGGGCAGAATGCCCTGCACGCAATCATGA
- a CDS encoding DksA/TraR family C4-type zinc finger protein, with protein MAGGWSRDGAVQDQIDDTVNDAVRGARARMPAGEGLEHCEECGEAIPVRRREALPGVRTCVACQGLRDKAVIHSLINRRGSKDSQLR; from the coding sequence ATGGCCGGTGGATGGTCACGCGACGGTGCAGTTCAGGATCAGATTGATGACACCGTGAACGACGCCGTTCGCGGAGCTCGTGCACGGATGCCCGCTGGCGAGGGGCTCGAGCATTGTGAAGAATGTGGCGAGGCTATTCCTGTTCGTCGGCGAGAAGCATTGCCGGGCGTGCGCACCTGCGTAGCATGCCAGGGGCTACGCGATAAGGCGGTGATCCACTCCCTCATAAACCGCCGGGGCAGCAAAGACAGTCAGTTGCGGTGA
- a CDS encoding 2Fe-2S iron-sulfur cluster-binding protein has product MPKLLVTNRAGVESEVNATAGLSVMENIRDNGFDELLALCGGCCSCATCHIHVDPASADKLGQMSEDENDLLDSSDHRDETSRLSCQLQMTDALDGLRVKIAEED; this is encoded by the coding sequence ATGCCGAAGCTGCTGGTGACCAATCGCGCAGGCGTCGAGAGCGAAGTGAACGCCACGGCCGGACTGTCGGTGATGGAGAACATCCGCGACAACGGCTTCGACGAGCTTCTTGCGCTATGCGGCGGGTGCTGCAGTTGCGCGACCTGCCACATTCACGTCGACCCCGCTTCTGCGGACAAGCTCGGACAGATGAGCGAGGACGAGAACGATCTCCTCGACAGCAGCGACCACCGCGACGAAACCTCGCGGCTAAGTTGCCAGCTTCAGATGACCGACGCGCTCGACGGCCTTAGGGTAAAGATTGCGGAAGAGGACTGA
- a CDS encoding CoA ester lyase, producing the protein MNTYRPRRSALYVPASSANALIKARALPVDVVIVDLEDAVAPEMKDQARAAAADVLQAGDFGPRALVLRVNGIDTPWGSGDLALAAAGGADAVLVPKIDCPEDLDAYADRLRAAQPKIQLWAMVETCRCIPALPAIAARASDTQLRAFVMGTNDLAKEMRARLTPARTPFHAALSATVQAARAWGLAVLDGVCNEFRDEAVFRAEACQGAEFGFDGKTLIHPAQIAACNEVFSPGADEIAWAAAVIEAFELPENAGKGAISVDGRMTELLHLEQARRVRDIATAISVQR; encoded by the coding sequence ATGAACACTTACAGACCGCGGCGGAGCGCGCTGTACGTCCCCGCCTCGAGCGCCAACGCACTGATTAAGGCCCGGGCACTTCCGGTAGATGTCGTCATCGTCGATCTCGAGGATGCGGTCGCTCCGGAGATGAAGGATCAAGCGCGCGCTGCTGCAGCCGATGTCCTCCAGGCAGGCGATTTCGGACCCCGCGCGCTGGTGCTGCGGGTGAACGGGATCGACACGCCGTGGGGATCTGGAGACCTCGCACTGGCGGCGGCCGGAGGCGCCGATGCGGTGCTGGTGCCAAAGATCGACTGTCCGGAGGACCTCGACGCCTATGCTGACAGGCTTCGGGCGGCGCAGCCCAAAATTCAGCTCTGGGCCATGGTGGAAACATGCCGTTGCATCCCGGCGCTCCCGGCAATCGCGGCGCGCGCGAGCGACACGCAGTTGCGGGCGTTCGTCATGGGCACTAATGACCTTGCCAAGGAGATGCGGGCGCGCCTGACGCCCGCCCGCACGCCGTTCCACGCCGCGCTGTCCGCTACGGTTCAGGCGGCGCGCGCATGGGGCCTGGCCGTGCTCGACGGGGTCTGCAATGAATTTCGTGACGAGGCGGTGTTTCGCGCCGAAGCCTGCCAGGGCGCCGAGTTCGGGTTTGACGGCAAGACGCTGATCCATCCCGCCCAGATTGCCGCCTGCAACGAGGTCTTTTCTCCCGGCGCCGACGAGATTGCTTGGGCCGCAGCGGTGATCGAGGCGTTCGAGCTACCCGAGAACGCGGGAAAGGGGGCGATCAGCGTCGACGGGAGGATGACCGAACTTCTGCATCTCGAGCAGGCACGCCGGGTGCGCGACATCGCGACGGCCATCTCAGTACAACGCTGA
- a CDS encoding CDGSH iron-sulfur domain-containing protein: MELELVATKNGPYLLTGDLSHLELRDGDGNLYDIAGKSRVFLCRCGASTTKPFCDGQHTKIGFAAAEAAVQAS, translated from the coding sequence ATGGAACTCGAACTGGTCGCAACCAAGAACGGTCCCTATCTGCTTACGGGCGATCTCAGCCACCTCGAGCTGCGCGACGGCGACGGCAATCTCTACGACATCGCCGGCAAGAGCCGTGTCTTCCTGTGCCGGTGCGGCGCATCGACCACCAAGCCGTTCTGCGACGGCCAGCACACCAAGATCGGGTTTGCGGCGGCCGAGGCTGCGGTCCAGGCCAGCTAG
- a CDS encoding PRC-barrel domain-containing protein → MVDTASEKLSPANAAKLILASRIEEAPVYNKAGERIGHIADLSIDRVSGEVAFAIMSFGGFLGIGRRFHPLPWSLLHFDVERDGYVVPVERQALVDAPHYDADELRALGGPSYKVHYQEVVGYYGILGGPII, encoded by the coding sequence ATGGTCGACACCGCATCCGAAAAGCTTAGTCCAGCAAACGCCGCTAAGCTGATCCTCGCTAGTCGCATCGAAGAGGCACCTGTCTACAACAAGGCCGGCGAACGTATCGGTCACATTGCAGACTTGTCCATTGATCGCGTAAGCGGCGAGGTCGCCTTCGCGATCATGTCGTTCGGTGGCTTCTTGGGGATCGGTCGACGCTTCCATCCGCTTCCCTGGTCGCTGCTGCACTTCGACGTCGAACGCGATGGCTACGTGGTTCCGGTCGAGCGCCAGGCGCTGGTCGACGCGCCGCACTACGATGCCGACGAGCTTCGCGCGCTCGGCGGGCCGAGCTACAAGGTCCACTACCAAGAGGTTGTCGGATACTACGGAATCCTTGGCGGGCCGATCATCTAG
- a CDS encoding MarR family winged helix-turn-helix transcriptional regulator, with protein sequence MARKVTTKSAKLEEFLCFAVYSANLAFGRVYRPILDKLGLTYTQYVTLVAMSEEDDQRVGDLGERLFLESNTLTPILKKLEQLGLVERRRDQADERQVRVNLTTAGRKLRQQVEHSASELIEATGLGDDFGKVQQTVAQLRDNLLLATKDT encoded by the coding sequence ATGGCTCGCAAAGTCACCACTAAGTCAGCCAAACTCGAGGAATTCCTCTGCTTCGCGGTGTATTCCGCCAACCTGGCGTTCGGCAGAGTCTACCGGCCCATCCTCGACAAGCTGGGACTTACCTACACCCAATACGTGACCCTCGTCGCGATGAGCGAGGAAGACGATCAGCGTGTCGGCGACCTTGGTGAAAGGTTGTTCCTCGAGTCCAACACGCTGACCCCGATACTCAAGAAGCTCGAGCAACTCGGATTGGTGGAGCGTCGGCGCGACCAGGCAGACGAGCGCCAGGTCCGGGTCAACCTGACCACTGCGGGCCGAAAGCTACGACAGCAGGTCGAGCACAGCGCCTCCGAACTGATCGAAGCGACCGGCCTCGGAGACGACTTTGGCAAGGTTCAGCAGACCGTCGCTCAACTGCGCGACAACCTGCTGCTCGCGACGAAGGACACCTAG
- a CDS encoding Ohr family peroxiredoxin, producing the protein MTAKTVYSGTTHNVGGPEGSTRSADGFLDLQFSDPHPAAENFFGAAWSGCFMGALGLAAAQKKIRLPEAPSVDATIDLLMENGAFFLRAKLDVTVPGVDIEVARELVEIAHDICPYSKATRNNIDVEVNVLEPAYA; encoded by the coding sequence ATGACTGCCAAGACTGTCTATTCCGGAACCACTCACAACGTCGGCGGGCCCGAAGGCTCCACGCGGAGCGCCGACGGCTTCCTCGACCTCCAGTTTTCCGACCCCCATCCTGCCGCCGAAAACTTCTTCGGCGCGGCGTGGTCGGGTTGCTTCATGGGCGCGCTCGGCTTGGCCGCCGCGCAAAAGAAGATCCGTCTGCCCGAGGCCCCCTCGGTCGATGCGACCATCGACCTACTAATGGAGAACGGCGCGTTCTTCCTTCGGGCCAAGCTCGATGTGACGGTGCCCGGCGTCGACATCGAGGTGGCCCGCGAACTGGTGGAGATCGCCCACGATATCTGCCCGTACTCGAAGGCGACCCGCAACAACATCGACGTGGAAGTGAACGTGCTCGAGCCTGCTTACGCCTGA
- a CDS encoding SDR family NAD(P)-dependent oxidoreductase — protein sequence MTGAASGMGRATAELFAEDGANVIVTDRTLEDAQRVADAISQRGGPARAWALDVADPQAITATVQEAASFFGAIDIVVNNAEISGLLPIDDPDYDDHFHRLMTVLLTSHQRVVRAALPYLRRSDAARIVNIASTEALGATRHDSAYAAAKAGVTGLTRAMAVDLGPAGITVSCICPGPILTGMTEAISAEDRDVFARRRTALRRYGRPEEVAQITLSLCLPSASYITGTTIPVDGGLMARNA from the coding sequence GTGACGGGTGCCGCGAGTGGCATGGGAAGGGCCACAGCGGAGCTATTTGCTGAGGATGGAGCCAATGTGATCGTCACTGACCGAACCCTGGAGGATGCCCAACGGGTAGCCGACGCGATTTCGCAGCGCGGCGGCCCTGCACGCGCCTGGGCGCTGGACGTGGCCGATCCGCAGGCGATTACTGCGACCGTCCAGGAAGCGGCCAGCTTCTTCGGCGCGATCGACATCGTCGTTAACAACGCCGAAATCTCCGGCCTTCTGCCGATCGACGACCCAGATTACGACGACCATTTCCACCGGCTCATGACGGTGCTGCTCACCTCTCACCAGCGCGTGGTTCGAGCAGCGCTGCCGTATCTGCGTCGCTCTGATGCCGCTCGGATCGTCAACATCGCATCGACCGAGGCGCTTGGCGCAACTCGGCACGACAGTGCCTACGCGGCGGCGAAGGCCGGCGTCACCGGGCTCACCCGGGCAATGGCGGTTGATCTCGGGCCCGCAGGGATCACTGTAAGCTGCATCTGTCCGGGGCCGATCCTCACTGGGATGACCGAGGCAATATCGGCAGAGGACCGGGACGTCTTCGCCCGTCGCCGCACCGCATTAAGGCGCTATGGCCGTCCAGAGGAGGTCGCGCAGATCACGCTCAGCCTGTGCCTACCAAGTGCATCCTACATCACAGGCACGACTATCCCCGTAGACGGCGGATTGATGGCACGGAACGCCTAA